A region of the Nocardia nova SH22a genome:
CGACACAGACCGTGCGGTCCGAATTTGCCAACACCCGTCCAGTTGCTCGTTGCGGCACCGATCGACAGTACCGGCATCCTGCCCGCACACACCGGAAAATCGACTTTCCAGCGCGGTGCCGGACCGGGCGGCCTACCCTGTCACGCCGAAATACGCACCGGGAGACGCCGATCGAGAGCCGCCTCCGATCAGGTATGGGAGTGCGTTGATATCAGCACCCCGGCACCGGCGAGCGCACGGTGTACGCAAATCCCCTGCGGCGCAACAGCGACCTCGGTGGCACCTTCGCCCGGTTCGTCCACAACACCCACCGCCTCGTGTCCGGAACGATGTCCGGAGATGGGCAGGAGCGAGTGACCGGACAACGCCACGGTCACCCGCCCCTGTTCAGGCGGCGGGCAGTTCCGGGATACGGGTCGCGCGGGCGTAGACGGTCTCGCCGTCGGCCAGGCGCAGCGCCTCCGCGTCGCCGCGGGTCACCTGGGCGGTGAACAGATCGCCCGTGGCGGCATTGCGCAGTTCGAGGCGGACCTCGAAGCCCAGGCGCACGACGCGTTCCACGGTGGCGCGGGTGACGCCCGCCGATTCCGCGGTGCCCTCGTGCTCGGCCAGCGCCATACCGGGATCACGGCCGATGCGAATGTCGTGCGGGCGCACCAGATGTCCGTTCAGTTTGGCCACCGCGCCGAGGAAGGACATGACGAACTCGTTCGCGGGACGGTCGTAGACGTCTTCGGGTGTGCCGACCTGTTCGATGCGCCCGGCGTTCATCACCGCGATCCGGTCGGCGACATCGAGCGCCTCCTCCTGATCGTGGGTCACCAGCACGGTGGTGACGTGCACCTCCTCGTGCAGGCGGCGCAGCCAGGTCCGCAGATCGTGGCGGACCTTCGCGTCGAGTGCGCCGAACGGCTCGTCCAGCAGCAGCACCTGCGGATCGACGGCCAGCGCCCGGGCCAGTGCCATGCGCTGGCGCTGACCGCCCGACAGCTGCGCCGGATAGCGGTGCTGGAATCCGTCCAGACCCACGATCTCGAGCAGTTCGTCGACCCGCTTGCGGATCTCGCTCTTGGGCCGCTTGCGGATCTCGAGCCCGAACGCCACGTTGTCCCGCACGGTCATGTGCTTGAACGCCGCGTAGTGCTGGAAGACGAAGCCGATATCGCGTTTCTGCGGCGACACCCGGGTGACATCGCGCTCGGCGATGGTGACGATGCCCGAGTCCAGCGACTCCAGTCCGGCGATGGATCGCAGCAGCGTCGACTT
Encoded here:
- a CDS encoding sulfate/molybdate ABC transporter ATP-binding protein; protein product: MITVTDANKRYGSFAALDNVSLDIPSGELTALLGPSGSGKSTLLRSIAGLESLDSGIVTIAERDVTRVSPQKRDIGFVFQHYAAFKHMTVRDNVAFGLEIRKRPKSEIRKRVDELLEIVGLDGFQHRYPAQLSGGQRQRMALARALAVDPQVLLLDEPFGALDAKVRHDLRTWLRRLHEEVHVTTVLVTHDQEEALDVADRIAVMNAGRIEQVGTPEDVYDRPANEFVMSFLGAVAKLNGHLVRPHDIRIGRDPGMALAEHEGTAESAGVTRATVERVVRLGFEVRLELRNAATGDLFTAQVTRGDAEALRLADGETVYARATRIPELPAA